In Phaseolus vulgaris cultivar G19833 chromosome 3, P. vulgaris v2.0, whole genome shotgun sequence, the sequence tagtcccacccataatatatagtcccacgcacgagttggcagtctcggcgtgaggggggtgtgttggagatcccacatcgactagagattagagtctttcattgtatataagtgggtgcaaacctcaaccctatgagccggttttatggggttgagttaggcttaaagtccacttcgtaatatacaattagggttcatcaaagcatcacatcagacaaggaatattcatcttcatttactgtaatatggtatcagagctcttcgaatgaagagttctgctgcgcttctccctgatttttatttccctctttgctgttcttggttattttttattttttttttctgttctctttcaaaatcttgattggttttaaaaatcttttcgacaatgtttaatgaaaaccctagtcttaatagtagtcacactattacatgcaatttttgtggtaaatatggtcatactgaggttgtttgttttcgcaaagtgggttttccttctggtaatgttaaaacctcaaagttttcttttactagaaaagtctgcactttttgtaatcgtcttggccacactgttgacacctgttataaaaagcatgggttccctcctggctacaaattcaccaattggacatcccaagccaataatatgattactactgacactttttctgagctttttcctaaataacaggatgtaaaggggattcaacttacatcacaacagtgtcaattaccaacattttgcgtcaaaaaccttgaggatcctgtccctcacactcaaattaattcaagtcggcaccatctctacggatgaaatccccaatactgagcattcttcaacaggtaagtttctctcttcactatcttctataaaagaatcttggattattgattctggtgccactgatcatgtttgtcacaatttgaacgtttttactactttatactaaaattaaacccgtcttaattagtcttctaaatggccaaactgtttatgccacatattctggtttagtacgtttttctgatcagttttatttgtctgatgtgttatacgtgcctcattttcaattaacttaatatttgtttctaaactcacacaccaacttaaatgcactttaactttcacttcaacccactgcattatacaagacaatctcactcaagagaggattggtacagttaaagccaccgctggcttgtaccttgtcactaccttgcctgcttctagtcattctaaaccgcattgttttgctcattttattaattgtaatatcacagacaaaacactatggcattatagactaggacacccttcacatgaaagattacatgtcttaagcaaacaatactcttttattactgttgatactcatcatgtatgtgacacttgtagtcgtgcaaaacagagaaaacttcctttcactttaagtaatactgttacctctgctatttttgatcttgtacactttgatatttggggaccatgttccataatttctatgcaaggttttcgttatttcttgactattgttgatgattactcgcgttatacttgggttattctgctgcatacaatctgaagtgcgtcaacacatcattaacttcactgttttcgttcaaaatcatttcaaaactaatatcaaaacgattcgtactgacaatggtgttgagtttgctatgtcaaatttttatgcttcaaagggaattatacatcaaaatcttgtgttgaaacaccacaacaaaatggcattgtagaacgtaaacatcaacacatactaaatgtaacccgggctttactttttcaagcaaatcttccccctattttttgggaatttgctgtaaatcatgctgttttcttaataaatgttattcctactccattacttgataacatcactcctcatgaaaagttgtttggaaaaccatatgacatttcctttctaaaagtgtttggttgtctctgttatgctagtaccattactgcacataggaaaaaaattagatgatagatctatcaaggtatttttcttggcttcccgcaaaatacaaaaggttatattatcttaaatttaaagtttcatagcatagagatatcaagacatgtaatctttcatgaaaaccactttccatataaattggacagtggcttgtctaaggaccctaacactttatctctccctatttctaatgcatataattctgcttttgattttttttctgatactacacctcctgtcgagccatgtgcctctactcctgcacccaatactattcctccaccagcctcattatcctatgatcttccaacaaatagtgcctctgctcctgcatccacattgcacctccatcagaattatcaccgcctgcatctccaggaagcatctcgcccaatttccaagaagatcagctcgtcctcaccgacaacctgcctatcttgcagatttccacactgcaaccaacactgtaagtagtagatatcctattcataattacttgtcttacaattccttatcttccaattttagaaatgttatttcctctatcaattctcatcctgaatctcggacatataacgaagcctccaaacatgcttcttggcaactgtcatgcaagatgagcttcaagctcttgctgctaacaatacttggcaacttacccctctccctccaggaaagaaaactattggttgtaaatgggtatataaaatcaaataccattctgatggcactgttgagcgccacaaagctagagttgttgccaaagggtttacccaacttgaaggacttgattttcttagacacttttgcacctgttgctaaacttactaccctccgccttctgtttgctattgccactaccaaaaattggatttttaaaacaacttgatgtcaataatgcatttcttcatggtgatctccatgaagagatatacatgacccctccacctggcctctctcttccttctccccagcatgtttgcaagcttcaacggtttttgtatggccttcgtcaaggctggtcgccaatggtacggcaaactttctacttttcttttatcaaataattactctatttgTGTTGttgatcactctctttttcttaaatataataatgataaactcactgttattcttgtttatgttgataacttgctcttaactggtgatgacacggaggaaatcaatacaattactgcatcccttcaccatcacttcaagataaaaaatttaggtaatctcacttactttttgggactgggaaattgctcgcaacagtactggtcttcatttaagtcaacgcaagtatactcttgatctccttcaagaaactggcatgcttgactctgcacctgtggccactcctatgactcacacctcccgtctctctcccgaccaaggGCTCATCTCTCGATGCTGATGCCACTTCTCAATacagaagacttcttggacgtctaatttacttaaccaacacgcgaccagacatcgccttcgctgtccacaatttaagccaattcatatctgcacccacaactcatcatcagctgtctcacgtcttttgcgttacctcaagggcacccctggtgaaggactatatttttctcacactagttcacttcacctttgtggttttagtgactctgactgggcaacatgtcctaccacacgcaaatctgtcactggatattccatctacttaggagactccctaatatcatggaaatcaaagaagcagtcaactatctcccgcagctcctctgaagccgagtatagagcccttgccaccaccacatgtgagttacaatggttgtcttacctccttcaggatttacatcttcctctctcccagcctgcaaccctgtactgtgacaacaaatctgcccttcaaatagcttccaatcaagtttttcatgaacgaaccaagcatatcgaaattgattgccacctagttcgtgaaaaacttaactctggtctcctcaaactactacccattacttctgcaatgcaagttgctgacatattcaccaagccccttgcttccgcacaattctctactctcaaatccaagctgggcctgacaaatatctactccccagcttgaggggtgttaatatatttaattttctattttaaattattgggctttgtttgtttgacccaactttccttttctgtttcagctaggtcttaatctttttttatatatacaccatgtattttactctctaatatacaagtgaataaaagttttttttatatttatttttctctacaattagggttcatcaaaacctctctttcttcattcattacgattacgtgcgattacgtacgctacattaaagcatcacatcagacaatgaatattcatcttcatttactgtaataccatcttttatatatatatatatatggtatgTTGAGTGATACAAATCCATGAATGCGAGGGTGTAACTACATGCTCTTCAACGAAGTGATGCCCATCAATGGAGTTGTTCACCTTGTAGAATACATTCAATACATTTATCAATTCATTTTATCAAAAGAATGTGTGTTCGTAGAAAAATACTCATGGTCTTTTTATCAATAGTTTTTTGGTAGATTGAATTATGTTGAAAAAATACATCTTATctcattttatataataaatcaaaAAGCGTGCTTACATGCAcaactttataaaaaattaataataaaaaaatacaaaacagtaaattaaaaaaaacgtgcttacaaaaatattaaataaatagaaattataattttaaacacgatttcaataaaaataaataaaaatataatgtttCTATTTAAATTTGTGCTTGAAATCACAACTTGGCTAATTTCCTGCAACATTTTAATTTACCGAATTGTTTAATATCCAAACCAAATTGTTCTAATTTGGTAAACAAAAGAAGAGGGTGTTACCATTTTGTCCGGTACAGTTGTAGGTGAATTGTAAGCATTCGCAGAGTGAATCAAACCAATGTTCTATGCTTTCTCTTCGCAAATCGTTGCCACCTTTCAAGCCAAATTCGACGGTCTTCCCATTGCAACGATGGATTCACCAAGTTTTTTCATCAGCTACAGGTTCTTTCCAACAGATATCACATGACCGTGATAACAAGAACAACGTTGTATTCCATTCTTGCACCGACATTGGTAATGCCAAGCAGCTTCACGCACTTCTTACGGTGTTGGGTAAGGCTCAAAATGTCGTTTTGTTTACCCAGCTTGTTACTTTGTATGCCACTCTCGGGGACCTCTCATTGTCTCGCAACACTTTTGAGCACATTCAGAGGAAGAACATTTTCACATGGAACTCAATGGTGGCTGCGTATGTTCGGTGTGGGAGATACCGTGAGGCTATGTACTGTGTAAGTGAGTTGTTGTCTAATTCTTGTGTAAGACCCGACTTTTACACTTTTGCCCCTGTGTTGAAGGCGTGTGTGAGTGTGGTTGATGGGGAGAAGATGCATTGCTGGGTTTTGAAGATGGGGTTTGAGCATGATGTGTATGTGGCTGCTTCCTTGATCCATCTGTATTCAAGGTTTAGTGCTGTGGATGTTGCCCACAAGGTGTTTGATGATATGCCCGTCCGAGATGTAGGGTCTTGGAACGCGATGATTTCGGGGTTTCTTCAGAATGGGAAAGCAGCCAGGGCGTTGGGTGTTTTGGGTAGGATGAAGGTTGAAGGGGTGAAGATGGATACAGTTACGGTGGCAAGTGTGCTTCCTGTTTGTGCGCAAGTGAATGATGTTGTTTGTGGGATGTTGGTTCATTTGTACGTGATAAAGCAGGGATTGGAAAGTGATGTTTTTGTTTGCAATGCTTTGATTAATTTGTATTCGAAGTTTGGTAGGCTGCAGGATGCACAGAGGGTTTTTGATGGCATGAAGGTGAGAGATGTGGTGTCTTGGAATTCTATAATAGCTGCATATGAGCAGAATGATGATCCAGTTACTGCACTTGGTTTCTTTAAAAGGATGCAGTTTGTGGGAATGGGACCTGACTTGTTGACGGTTGTGAGTTTGACCTCTATTTTTGTTCAGTTAAGTGATCGGAGGATTGGCAGGGCTGTTCATGGATTTGTTATGAGGCGTGGATGGCTTGAGGAAGATGTTGTTATTGGTAATGCACTTGNNNNNNNNNNNNNNNNNNNNNNNNNNNNNNNNNNNNNNNNNNNNNNNNNNNNNNNNNNNNNNNNNNNNNNNNNNNNNNNNNNNNNNNNNNNNNNNNNNNNNNNNNNNNNNNNNNNNNNNNNNNNNNNNNNNNNNNNNNNNNNNNNNNNNNNNNNNNNNNNNNNNNNNNNNNNNNNNNNNNNNNNNNNNNNNNNNNNNNNNNNNNNNNNNNNNNNNNNNNNNNNNNNNNNNNNNNNNNNNNNNNNNNNNNNNNNNNNNNNNNNNNNNNNNNNNNNNNNNNNNNNNNNNNNNNNNNNNNNNNNNNNNNNNNNNNNNNNNNNNNNNNNNNNNNNNNNNNNNNNNNNNNNNNNNNNNNNNNNNNNNNNNNNNNNNNNNNNNNNNNNNNNNNNNNNNNNNNNNNNNNNNNNNNNNNNNNNNNNNNNNNNNNNNNNNNNNNNNNNNNNNNNNNNNNNNNNNNNNNNNNNNNNNNNNNNNNNNNNNNNNNNNNNNNNNNNNNNNNNNNNNNNNNNNNNNNNNNNNNNNNNNNNNNNNNNNNNNNNNNNNNNNNNNNNNNNNNNNNNNNNNNNNNNNNNNNNNNNNNNNNNNNNNNNNNNNNNNNNNNNNNNNNNNNNNNNNNNNNNNNNNNNNNNNNNNNNNNNNNNNNNNNNNNNNNNNNNNNNNNNNNNNNNNNNNNNNNNNNNNNNNNNNNNNNNNNNNNNNNNNNNNNNNNNNNNNNNNNNNNNNNNNNNNNNNNNNNNNNNNNNNNNNNNNNNNNNNNNNNNNNNNNNNNNNNNNNNNNNNNNNNNNNNNNNNNNNNNNNNNNNNNNNNNNNNNNNNNNNNNNNNNNNNNNNNNNNNNNNNNNNNNNNNNNNNNNNNNNNNNNNNNNNNNNNNNNNNNNNNNNNNNNNNNNNNNNNNNNNNNNNNNNNNNNNNNNNNNNNNNNNNNNNNNNNNNNNNNNNNNNNNNNNNNNNNNNNNNNNNNNNNNNNNNNNNNNNNNNNNNNNNNNNNNNNNNNNNNNNNNNNNNNNNNNNNNNNNNNNNNNNNNNNNNNNNNNNNNNNNNNNNNNNNNNNNNNNNNNNNNNNNNNNNNNNNNNNNNNNNNNNNNNNNNNNNNNNNNNNNNNNNNNNNNNNNNNNNNNNNNNNNNNNNNNNNNNNNNNNNNNNNNNNNNNNNNNNNNNNNNNNNNNNNNNNNNNNNNNNNNNNNNNNNNNNNNNNNNNNNNNNNNNNNNNNNNNNNNNNNNNNNNNNNNNNNNNNNNNNNNNNNNNNNNNNNNNNNNNNNNNNNNNNNNNNNNNNNNNNNNNNNNNNNNNNNNNNNNNNNNNNNNNNNNNNNNNNNNNNNNNNNNNNNNNNNNNNNNNNNNNNNNNNNNNNNNNNNNNNNNNNNNNNNNNNNNNNNNNNNNNNNNNNNNNNNNNNNNNNNNNNNNNNNNNNNNNNNNNNNNNNNNNNNNNNNNNNNNNNNNNNNNNNNNNNNNNNNNNNNNNNNNNNNNNNNNNNNNNNNNNNNNNNNNNNNNNNNNNNNNNNNNNNNNNNNNNNNNNNNNNNNNNNNNNNNNNNNNNNNNNNNNNNNNNNNNNNNNNNNNNNNNNNNNNNNNNNNNNNNNNNNNNNNNNNNNNNNNNNNNNNNNNNNNNNNNNNNNNNNNNNNNNNNNNNNNNNNNNNNNNNNNNNNNNNNNNNNNNNNNNNNNNNNNNNNNNNNNNNNNNNNNNNNNNNNNNNNNNNNNNNNNNNNNNNNNNNNNNNNNNNNNNNNNNNNNNNNNNNNNNNNNNNNNNNNNNNNNNNNNNNNNNNNNNNNNNNNNNNNNNNNNNNNNNNNNNNNNNNNNNNNNNNNNNNNNNNNNNNNNNNNNNNNNNNNNNNNNNNNNNNNNNNNNNNNNNNNNNNNNNNNNNNNNNNNNNNNNNNNNNNNNNNNNNNNNNNNNNNNNNNNNNNNNNNNNNNNNNNNNNNNNNNNNNNNNNNNNNNNNNNNNNNNNNNNNNNNNNNNNNNNNNNNNNNNNNNNNNNNNNNNNNNNNNNNNNNNNNNNNNNNNNNNNNNNNNNNNNNNNNNNNNNNNNNNNNNNNNNNNNNNNNNNNNNNNNNNNNNNNNNNNNNNNNNNNNNNNNNNNNNNNNNNNNNNNNNNNNNNNNNNNNNNNNNNNNNNNNNNNNNNNNNNNNNNNNNNNNNNNNNNNNNNNNNNNNNNNNNNNNNNNNNNNNNNNNNNNNNNNNNNNNNNNNNNNNNNNNNNNNNNNNNNNNNNNNNNNNNNNNNNNNNNNNNNNNNNNNNNNNNNNNNNNNNNNNNNNNNNNNNNNNNNNNNNNNNNNNNNNNNNNNNNNNNNNNNNNNNNNNNNNNNNNNNNNNNNNNNNNNNNNNNNNNNNNNNNNNNNNNNNNNNNNNNNNNNNNNNNNNNNNNNNNNNNNNNNNNNNNNNNNNNNNNNNNNNNNNNNNNNNNNNNNNNNNNNNNNNNNNNNNNNNNNNNNNNNNNNNNNNNNNNNNNNNNNNNNNNNNNNNNNNNNNNNNNNNNNNNNNNNNNNNNNNNNNNNNNNNNNNNNNNNNNNNNNNNNNNNNNNNNNNNNNNNNNNNNNNNNNNNNNNNNNNNNNNNNNNNNNNNNNNNNNNNNNNNNNNNNNNNNNNNNNNNNNNNNNNNNNNNNNNNNNNNNNNNNNNNNNNNNNNNNNNNNNNNNNNNNNNNNNNNNNNNNNNNNNNNNNNNNNNNNNNNNNNNNNNNNNNNNNNNNNNNNNNNNNNNNNNNNNNNNNNNNNNNNNNNNNNNNNNNNNNNNNNNNNNNNNNNNNNNNNNNNNNNNNNNNNNNNNNNNNNNNNNNNNNNNNNNNNNNNNNNNNNNNNNNNNNNNNNNNNNNNNNNNNNNNNNNNNNNNNNNNNNNNNNNNNNNNNNNNNNNNNNNNNNNNNNNNNNNNNNNNNNNNNNNNNNNNNNNNNNNNNNNNNNNNNNNNNNNNNNNNNNNNNNNNNNNNNNNNNNNNNNNNNNNNNNNNNNNNNNNNNNNNNNNNNNNNNNNNNNNNNNNNNNNNNNNNNNNNNNNNNNNNNNNNNNNNNNNNNNNNNNNNNNNNNNNNNNNNNNNNNNNNNNNNNNNNNNNNNNNNNNNNNNNNNNNNNNNNNNNNNNNNNNNNNNNNNNNNNNNNNNNNNNNNNNNNNNNNN encodes:
- the LOC137839469 gene encoding pentatricopeptide repeat-containing protein At4g33990-like — translated: MLSLRKSLPPFKPNSTVFPLQRWIHQVFSSATGSFQQISHDRDNKNNVVFHSCTDIGNAKQLHALLTVLGKAQNVVLFTQLVTLYATLGDLSLSRNTFEHIQRKNIFTWNSMVAAYVRCGRYREAMYCVSELLSNSCVRPDFYTFAPVLKACVSVVDGEKMHCWVLKMGFEHDVYVAASLIHLYSRFSAVDVAHKVFDDMPVRDVGSWNAMISGFLQNGKAARALGVLGRMKVEGVKMDTVTVASVLPVCAQVNDVVCGMLVHLYVIKQGLESDVFVCNALINLYSKFGRLQDAQRVFDGMKVRDVVSWNSIIAAYEQNDDPVTALGFFKRMQFVGMGPDLLTVVSLTSIFVQLSDRRIGRAVHGFVMRRGWLEEDVVIASMMDSATRAELARSLKARLDAKSAKGGASSTSPLKSNPSPSSLPPHSTETPNSLHSHQTPNSPLTSQAPSLAQTPNSPPTLQTPSSPLPSLQSHWL